AAcatgattagttgtttggtctacaaaatgctgaaaaatgtcattcattgttttccaaagcccaagatgacgtcctcaaatgtcttgtttatcCACAACCCAAAGAGGTCAGTTTACTAtcaaggaggaggaaagaaaccagaaaatatttatatttatgaatCTGGATTCAGAGATTATTTGATATTCAGAtattacttgttttgttttcttgaaaaaaatattctggctGATTAACAAAATAGTTGTCAATTGATTCAGTTGTTAGCAACTCAGTAAATCATTGCAGCACTTATCGcgattaaacattaaaaaaggatTTCGATTTATAGTTTTAGTATTTCAGTtgatgtttagtattttttatttactctgtgtctaaatgtttctctctcctgcccttAGGGTGGTGTGTGCTTCAGCCTTAGGAACATGGACCAGGTTCTGGATCTCCACCAGGAGGACTTTGATGTGACAGTGGAACCTGGTGTGACTCGGAAGGCCCTCAATGCCTACCTGCGAGAGACCGGCCTGTGGTTTCCTGTTGGTCAGTCACACCATTGCTAAGTTTTCATTGTATTATCCTGTAGCTCAATGATCACAATGTCAGCCTGAAGGAATAACTGAGGTGAAGAAGAAATGATTTAGTTATGTTTTGTTTGGGATGTAATTTTGTTCACCCTTTTGTCCTGGGTGTGGTCCTCAGTGACTCCAGCCTGCTGTGTGCGTGTTGCAGAATTTCATCCGGCCTGGTCAGTCATGTATGCCAGAACCATCAATCCAGCATATGGATATCTTTCACTTTTCTATTTCCCTGCTGGTCAGTCACATAAGAAGCCTTTTACAAGACAAGTCTTTTCCATTCAACCATCCACTAGGAATTCTGTGAAACAATCTAAATCACCTTTGCCAGGAATATTTTGTCATCTTCTGTGGAAATAAAGATAGTAAAATGTTTTAAGCTGACACTGGGGCAAATCATTTTACTCACCATTGTTCCATTGTGGGTGACATGGATGGTGATTTAGaagttttaacattaaagtTGTTCAAATTCATATATCCATCAGGTGGTGATATTGCATACGAAATCTTAACTTCCTGAAAGTGATTTTCAGCTAAAATCAtgagattaaatgattaaaaaataaatagataaataaaaagacaggatgaattaaatgtttttaatcagttgGGAATTTTAAAAACTGGATTATAGTAGATTAACATGTACTTTTTATTTCCCTGAAGAAAACACTAGTGATGTTCTGCATTCATCATCAGATCCTGGTGCTGATGCCTCTCTGTGTGGCATGGCTGCCACTAGTGCGTCTGGTACCAATGCAGTGCGCTACGGAACTATgagggaaaatgttttaaaccttGAGGTGGTGCTGGCTGATGGGACCATCATACATACGGCTGGGAAGGGCCGACGTCCCAGGTATGCATTAGCTGTGCTCACCCACAGATACGCAGCATTGTCTAGTGAAGCCTTAATACCCTGACCTTTCTTTTTTGACTTTATCAATCTTTAGGAAGACATCAGCAGGCTACAACCTGACTAACCTGTTTGTGGGGTCAGAGGGCACCCTAGGGATCATCACTAAGACTACATTGCGCCTGTATGGCATCCCAGAGGCCATGGTGTCAGCCGTGTGCTCTTTCCCCTCGATCCAGGCTGCGGTGGACAGCACAGTGCAGGTTCTACAAGCGGGAGTACCCATTGCTCGTATTGGTAAGGAAATTATGCCTTACATCCATACTGtcaatatttttcatgtgttttggttgaagAAGATGTCAGCTGTCAGGTTGATAACAAATGAAACTGGAAATGGTTGATATGTAGTAACAGTACCAAGACAAAGACAGCTTCAATAGTGCAACAAAGGAGAGAGGATAAGAAAACACAGTATACTGCACTTGCAGTATTTCGAAGTTAGGTGCCTTTACTGCAAACTTACTGCAAACTTGTGGAGCACACTGGATCACACTCGATTACTGTGCCCCACAgttcacacaaatacatacaaagtCAAAATATCGAGTAACATAATAACAAGggacaaaatgaaatggaaacttACTTCACAACAAAAGCAATCTCATGACACTTTGAGCAGGTCTAGACCGTACTccttgattcatttatttacagataCCTAACATTTCCCCCATGATGTCGTAGCGAGAAAGTGAGCCTTTTAACAGGCCGAAACCTCTCACAGAACCGGACTCAATGGTGGGTGGCCATCGCCCTTTGATTTAATTGTCACTTAAGTTTCCATTGAAGACACGTTAATGGAAGACCACAGTGAATTGTTTGAGacactttttcagttttggtaAACTGAACTGTGTGTCGGCATGTTGCAGAGGTAAGAAATGTCTATCTGATGCATGTCTGATGCACGTTACTACTCAACTGCGCACTGACTgccactctgtcacacacaggatGTATGTATCGCATCATGTTAAGTGACTGCTGGTGAAAATCcaacatttcctgattttgctgcttcatgataaaagcttttaaagtgaaactcttgccaaaatgcaacctaggcttttttgtgaatgtatctGAGAAAAACCTtcatataaaagcataattacaatgaaagaggcacttttaagatttaccgtattttcgtttttgggtcaagctcattttcaatggaagtAGCATTCCACCTTaaatctcctcctccatgttacgTCACATTCAGAAATTGATACTTCTCGGCTGGCAGGACAgcggctagcggaacaagcagctgctaaggtgagttgttcaaaaactttctttttagtaaactctgtgtacacaaactgttctcaatgctcgtattcatgtgtagagaccctggtgatttcatgttgtgtcgaacCTTcctagtgttttaaaaatagcaattttgatgctatcgctaaagtgccccaagcactcccattgaaaaagagtttgacctgaaaacgaaatACGATAAaccttaaaagtgcctctttcatcataattatgcttttacatgaaggtctGACTCGggcacattcacaaaaaaaaaaagcctaggttgcattgtggcgagagtttcactttaaataactgaataataGAGGGCTTCAGTTGTGGAGTACTCATAGGAAATTAATCGTGTCACCTCAATTGTCAGCTGTTCATGTTCTGTAACGTTGAATGCCGACTGGAGCTGCAGGGGAACTGTACTCCATGAAAGTaatggagaggggagagggggaaaggAAGAGGGCAGACctgagtctctggtgagtgctgagtttagtgaaAGGTAGACCTGAATTGCCAATTTATTGTAATTCTTATACCTCCACTGATATTTTCTGTCCTCTATTTAATTTTTATCACTCACTGAAAATATGTGATCGATGAGGAACAAGATCAGATTTGATGGCTTTGTCCCTCAGCATATTTAAGATCACAGAGGGATAGTACAGTGCTGTTTGGCACAAAGACATTGAGAGTGGAGCCTTTGCCACTGATTTGGTTCAAGTTTTCTGTATGTGGGAAGTACAAAGAGAATTTGAACAGTGAATCTATCTTTTGAGTATCTTAGAGTTGTATATGCTCAAAGAGGAAGACATCTCTTTGATAATCCGCCTCTGTCCTCACAGTATGTGGCCACGACTGAAGATGGAATTAAACGCATATGAACTGAATCTCCGGACTACTCAGACTAGTCTAGCCCACATATGAAGCACAACACTGGAGGGGATCTGAATGTGTGTTAAGTGTGAGCCGTGGTAATGTAAtcctgtggacaaaagctgACGTCATTAGGCTTAATGAAAGATAAAACAtccacagagagaaggaggagagatcAGTAGGGTTTGTGGAGAGCGGGCTTTTAAGACAAAACGAGGAAGAGATTAAACTGTATTGATCCCTGAGAGAAAATGGGATCTAGCAGTGGGGGAATAATAGAAAACAGGAAGGAATGTATCATAAAACTAGCtgtgaaaatcaaatcaatatcacattttggcatttggaaaatatgtatttgacCATGGGATGAAAGTCACGACATATTTATCTACTACTATCTGCCTCACACTGACCTTAGtctctttgttctgtgtgtgttctgactgtgtgtttgtgcatcttcCAGAGTTTCTGGATGAAGTGATGATTGATGCGTGCAACAGGTTCAGCTCTCTGTCCTACCCTGTGACCCCGACCCTTTTCCTGGAGTTCCACGGCTCTGAGCGAAGCGTCGAGGAGCAGGTCAACCTAACAGGTGTATAAATGTAACAGATTTCTAACAACTGATGTCACATACCATTGTTGTTATTCTATAAAACcttaaatgtgtcaaaataatatttaagGCACAAGGCACTGGTTAGGTATTGGTAAACATAATGACCGGTTGCTGtgaggttggggggggggtggggtgcTGTAGCTTCATCATGGTAGGTGCGCTGTATATTTTGACAAGTAGAATGAGGCCAAACATTCAGGCTgtcacatgaaaaatgtttccggtttgtgtgttttacagaggAAATCACTCAGAGCAATGGTGGGTCAGATTTTCAGTGGGCCCGAGATGCAGAAACACGGAACAGCTTGTGGAAAGCTCGTCATGATGCCTGGTACGCTGCTCTGGCTCTCAGACCTGGCTGCAAGGTAAGGTCACTTGACCtgtgctgaacaaaaaaaaagctgcttttagCATGAAAAATACCCCATGATTATAAGAGTTTAGTACAAGTTGCTGCTGACCCCCATAATATTAGCTGTTAGCTATATCAGTATGCTTCTTTGTTATCCTTTACTTTATATGAGAAACCACTTATATTACTAATAAGTATACAAAGTAGGTTCAAGGAAAGGGGAGACCAGAAGATTGAGATACTATGTTCCACCACCATACAATCTTTTATTGGCCTGAACACCACAGATTGATGATTGTAACAGCTTAAGAGGATCCTTGGGTCATAGAAATGTAATATTGTTCATTAGAACTATTCCACAGGGATAGAGCAATGTTCTTCTGGCAGTATCCTCTAGTTTTATCACTTACCACAGTACTACTCTGCTCTGTGACTGCTGTGTGGAAAACTCAATGCCATTACAGCTCCAAGTATAAGGTTACAGGATGTTGCTTAAATGTGTTGCCTCGTAACGGTGAACAACAGGCTGATTAATTATCCTCCTACGCTAACACTGCAGTAACTGTTATGAGGCTGTTTTATGTCTCACTTTATTAAAGTTCTAAATCCTGGTGATTACGAGAGACTACTTGTTGTAATTCAAATGTTGTGACCttatcttgtgtgtgtttgtcccacAGGCCTACTCTACAGatgtgtgtgtccctctgtcTCGACTGCCTCAAATCATAGTGGAGACAAAGGAGGACCTGATTGAGAACAGGCTCACAGGTGAGCAGACTGCAAAGAATAATATGAAGCAGACTTGAGTTTTAAAGGAAtggtttacaaaaaaatataaattcagtcATCTCCTCACCCTTGTGacaatggaaagtcaggtgaagtttcataagTCCACAAACATgccggagcttcacagcaaaagagtgttgcagcattctcctaaacaacgAGATAGAAACAGTTAGCTGGGGACTTATTTTAAAcaacaagcaacaaaaaaacacggcTCCATACAACTCTCCTGGTGTTATCCAAGTCTGTGGAATCATAGAGATCTCAAGGTCCTTGAAGAGGGATGTTGTTTACATCCTGCGGTCGAGCTCGTTGAGCCACTTCAGAAGACCTGCATGCTTACGCTTTTGGCTGAGCAGCTACCACAAAGAGTTCAGCGTGATTAACgtctttttaaatacattttcagatcaCTGggtttctggagacttggattatgtaGGattgtggagccattttatctttttttgggGTTGGatcttaaaacaagtccccagctacttcagttgttaagaaaaatgttgggaaaaaaatgtttgctgtcAAGCTCCACAAATATTTAGTGCACTACAAAATTTGATCTGACATTCCATCAGCTGATAATGACTCAATTTTCTTTTTGGGTTGTATGATGATTTTGATTATGCTTGACATGGGAGTATAAAGCTTGTAGATACCTTGGTAATAATGtatcattatttttacaatCAGAGCCATTCACACCAAGTGTAGAGAGAACAACTGACAAGACACCTCAGATATACATTATAATGACAGGTCATTATAATATATGACtaattatatataatttaaagatgcagtatCTTACCTTATTGACCGTTTTGTGCATTCCATTTAATGTGGCTGTGCCAAAATTTAGGCGAAAACATCAACAGCCACATTTTTTCCACCATGATAAATTCTTAACACTTAACCTTTTTTAATTAGCACATTGGACAAGATTCAGTGGGTTTGATATAATGCAAATAATCTTATTATCCCGGCATAAATGTGATTAAGAAGATTACTAACTCACTGCACAAAAAATTGTAccttaatgtaaaaaaatagcTCAGGCTGACGTATGTGACACAGGCAGAACAACACTGTTGCCAGCAGATGAACTGGCAGCTTTATGACTACAGCAAAGTCAGTGATATCTATTCTTCTTGTAGAGAATTTGTACTTTGTTAGTCTTTCccaccaaataaaaacatactgtTTTATGGCAAACTGGTTCGATTGTGGCATGGAAATTTTTACCTTTGAATtgattcaaaatgaatttatttgGCACTTGTTCGGTCCAGTCAGTATTAATAGAATTACTATTATCCATTCAACGAGTAAATTAG
This sequence is a window from Acanthopagrus latus isolate v.2019 chromosome 8, fAcaLat1.1, whole genome shotgun sequence. Protein-coding genes within it:
- the ldhd gene encoding probable D-lactate dehydrogenase, mitochondrial isoform X1, which gives rise to MHGLTPSRQLLSHWRCLLHCRSFRTENTARSAALDSVLSAFRSICGEDGVSLGEAVREQHGKDESVHRCCPPDVVVFPHCVEEVSALAKVCHNHHLPIIPFGTGTGLEGGVGALKGGVCFSLRNMDQVLDLHQEDFDVTVEPGVTRKALNAYLRETGLWFPVVTPACCVRVAEFHPAWSVMYARTINPAYGYLSLFYFPADPGADASLCGMAATSASGTNAVRYGTMRENVLNLEVVLADGTIIHTAGKGRRPRKTSAGYNLTNLFVGSEGTLGIITKTTLRLYGIPEAMVSAVCSFPSIQAAVDSTVQVLQAGVPIARIEFLDEVMIDACNRFSSLSYPVTPTLFLEFHGSERSVEEQVNLTEEITQSNGGSDFQWARDAETRNSLWKARHDAWYAALALRPGCKAYSTDVCVPLSRLPQIIVETKEDLIENRLTGPIAGHVGDGNFHCLMVVDPSDPEEQHRVHLFTERLARRALAMDGTCTGEHGVGLGKRALLCEEVGHTAIHVMQGLKDALDPKNLMNPGKVLQPREP
- the ldhd gene encoding probable D-lactate dehydrogenase, mitochondrial isoform X4; its protein translation is MDQVLDLHQEDFDVTVEPGVTRKALNAYLRETGLWFPVVTPACCVRVAEFHPAWSVMYARTINPAYGYLSLFYFPADPGADASLCGMAATSASGTNAVRYGTMRENVLNLEVVLADGTIIHTAGKGRRPRKTSAGYNLTNLFVGSEGTLGIITKTTLRLYGIPEAMVSAVCSFPSIQAAVDSTVQVLQAGVPIARIEFLDEVMIDACNRFSSLSYPVTPTLFLEFHGSERSVEEQVNLTEEITQSNGGSDFQWARDAETRNSLWKARHDAWYAALALRPGCKAYSTDVCVPLSRLPQIIVETKEDLIENRLTGPIAGHVGDGNFHCLMVVDPSDPEEQHRVHLFTERLARRALAMDGTCTGEHGVGLGKRALLCEEVGHTAIHVMQGLKDALDPKNLMNPGKVLQPREP
- the ldhd gene encoding probable D-lactate dehydrogenase, mitochondrial isoform X2; its protein translation is MHLSFVTSAALDSVLSAFRSICGEDGVSLGEAVREQHGKDESVHRCCPPDVVVFPHCVEEVSALAKVCHNHHLPIIPFGTGTGLEGGVGALKGGVCFSLRNMDQVLDLHQEDFDVTVEPGVTRKALNAYLRETGLWFPVVTPACCVRVAEFHPAWSVMYARTINPAYGYLSLFYFPADPGADASLCGMAATSASGTNAVRYGTMRENVLNLEVVLADGTIIHTAGKGRRPRKTSAGYNLTNLFVGSEGTLGIITKTTLRLYGIPEAMVSAVCSFPSIQAAVDSTVQVLQAGVPIARIEFLDEVMIDACNRFSSLSYPVTPTLFLEFHGSERSVEEQVNLTEEITQSNGGSDFQWARDAETRNSLWKARHDAWYAALALRPGCKAYSTDVCVPLSRLPQIIVETKEDLIENRLTGPIAGHVGDGNFHCLMVVDPSDPEEQHRVHLFTERLARRALAMDGTCTGEHGVGLGKRALLCEEVGHTAIHVMQGLKDALDPKNLMNPGKVLQPREP
- the ldhd gene encoding probable D-lactate dehydrogenase, mitochondrial isoform X3, producing the protein MHGLTPSRQLLSHWRCLLHCRSFRTENTARSAALDSVLSAFRSICGEDGVSLGEAVREQHGKDESVHRCCPPDVVVFPHCVEEVSALAKVCHNHHLPIIPFGTGTGLEGGVGALKGGVCFSLRNMDQVLDLHQEDFDVTVEPGVTRKALNAYLRETGLWFPVDPGADASLCGMAATSASGTNAVRYGTMRENVLNLEVVLADGTIIHTAGKGRRPRKTSAGYNLTNLFVGSEGTLGIITKTTLRLYGIPEAMVSAVCSFPSIQAAVDSTVQVLQAGVPIARIEFLDEVMIDACNRFSSLSYPVTPTLFLEFHGSERSVEEQVNLTEEITQSNGGSDFQWARDAETRNSLWKARHDAWYAALALRPGCKAYSTDVCVPLSRLPQIIVETKEDLIENRLTGPIAGHVGDGNFHCLMVVDPSDPEEQHRVHLFTERLARRALAMDGTCTGEHGVGLGKRALLCEEVGHTAIHVMQGLKDALDPKNLMNPGKVLQPREP